Proteins found in one Loxodonta africana isolate mLoxAfr1 unplaced genomic scaffold, mLoxAfr1.hap2 scaffold_481, whole genome shotgun sequence genomic segment:
- the LOC135229724 gene encoding zinc finger protein 345-like, whose protein sequence is MLPVFNRIHTVEHLREKNGDNPCGKTFRRIPNLTVQKRNPPEVNPFECSDCEKAIMDPSSHNHHACQFIACREACGGTTPMRPLSGKKPHKCEVCGKDFICISTLKNPVTTLTSDNQYKCNEYGKDFYSFSSFWTHVRGHKGECKESSSSDPLSLLFYNRDKPYECREFRKAFNFSSALTAHLGTHSEERPYECKEHGKAFGWPSYLTTHITTHTGERPYECNECGKDFRQSSNLIVHRRIQSGERPYECKEYGKAFKCSSHLTNDRKTHSGDKPYKCTECAKAFSQASSLITHIRTHNGQRPYECKECGKTFRYSSNFTSHIRTHSGEKPYECKQCGKAFRQSSGLMTHRRIHTGERPYECKECGKAFTDPSHLTSHMRTHSGERPYECEECGKAFSQSGNLTKHIRTHTGQRPYECKECGKAFSLLSTLTTHIKIHSGEKPYECKQCGKAFRQSSGLMTHRRIHTGERPYECKECGKAFTDPSHLTLHMRTHSGERLYECEECGKAFSHSGNLTNHIRTHNGQRPYECKECGKAFRQLSNLTTHIKIHSGEKPYECKQCGKTFRQSSGLMTHRRIHTGERPYECKECGKAFRTCSSLTRHIKTHSGGLRNVRSVRKPFPVHHTSHHI, encoded by the coding sequence ATGTTGCCTGTTTTTAACAGAATTCATACAGTAGAACACCTCCGtgaaaaaaatggagacaatccgtgtgggaaaaccttcaggCGGATTCCAAATCTTACCGTGCAgaaaagaaatcctccagaagtaAATCCTTTTGAATGCTCTGACTGTGAAAAAGCCATCATGGATCCCTCATCACATAACCACCATGCCTGTCAGTTTATTGCGTGTAGAGAAGCCTGTGGTGGTACCACTCCTATGAGACCTCTTAGTGGCAAGAAACCCCATAAATGTGAGGTATGTGGGAAGGATTTCATTTGTATCTCAACTCTTAAGAATCCTGTGACAACACTCACTAGTGACAATCAGTATAAATGTAATGAGTATGGGAAAGATTTCTATAGTTTCTCGTCCTTTTGGACACATGTGAGAGGTCACAAGGGTGAATGTAAAGAAAGTTCTTCTAGTGACCCTTTATCCCTCCTTTTCTATAACAGAGATAAGCCCTATGAATGTAGGGAATTTAGGAAAGCCTTTAATTTTTCCTCAGCACTCACTGCACATTTAGGCACTCACAGtgaagagaggccttatgaatgtaaggaacatGGGAAAGCCTTTGGTTGGCCCTCatacctcactacacatataacaactcacactggagagaggccttatgaatgtaatgaatgcgGGAAAGACTTTAGGCAATCCTCAAACCTCATTGTACATAGAAGGATTCAAAGTGGAGaaagaccttatgaatgtaaggaatatggaaaagccTTTAAGTGTTCCTCACATCTCACTAATGATAgaaaaactcacagtggagacaagccatataaatgtacagaatgtgcgaaagcctttagtcaggctTCATCCCTTattacacatataagaactcacaatggacagaggccttacgaatgtaaggaatgtgggaaaacatTTAGGTATTCTTCTAACttcacttcacatataagaactcacagtggagagaagccttatgaatgtaagcaatgtgggaaagcctttaggcagtcctcaggcctcatgacacatagaagaattcatactggagagaggccatatgaatgtaaggaatgtgggaaagcctttacagaTCCCTCACACCTCACCTCGCATatgcgaactcacagtggagagaggccttatgaatgtgaggaatgtgggaaagcctttagtcagtcaGGAAACCTCACTaagcatataagaactcacactgggcagaggccttatgaatgtaaggaatgtgggaaagcctttagtctgCTCTCaaccctcactacacatataaaaattcacagtggagagaagccttatgaatgtaagcaatgtggaaaagcctttaggcagtcctcaggcctcatgacacatagaagaattcatactggagagaggccatatgaatgtaaggaatgtgggaaagcctttacagaTCCCTCACACCTCACCTTGCATatgcgaactcacagtggagagaggctttatgaatgtgaggaatgtgggaaagcctttagtcactcAGGAAACCTCACTaaccatataagaactcacaatgggcagaggccttatgaatgtaaggaatgtgggaaagcctttcgtcAGCTCTCAAACCTCACCACACATATaaaaattcacagtggagagaagccttatgaatgtaagcaatgtgggaaaacctttaggcagtcctcaggcctcatgacacatagaagaattcatactggagagaggccatatgaatgtaaagaatgtgggaaggcctttcgTACTTGCTCTTCTCTCACAAGACATATAAAAACTCATAGTGGAGGACTTAGGAATGTAAGGAGCGTGAGAAAGCCCTTCCCTGTTCATCACACCTCACATCACATATAA